Within Sorangiineae bacterium MSr11367, the genomic segment ACGCGTGTGGCCATCGAGCCGGACGACCTGCATGGGCTCGACCTGCACGGGCGGATCCTGAGCATCGTCATCGAGGGAAACGCCTTTCTCCACAACATGGTGCGCATTTTGGTGGGCACCTTGGTGGACGTGGCCCGTGGGCAGTTGCCCGAGGGGACCATCGCCCGCGCGCTGGAGGGGCGCGACCGGCGTCTTTCTGGTGCGACGGCACCCGGCCATGGCTTGACGCTCGAGTCGATCGATCTTCTCCTACCTAGTGAAATGGTCGGGGAGCCATGGCCGCAGTAACCGTTCGTGAGCGCATACTGGTACGAGCGCCCTCCCCGGGGGAGGGCATCCAAATCGCGGGATTGTGGCGTGAGCTCTGGGATGCGCACGAGCGCTGGGGAGGCTACCCGGGCACGCGCGACGAGCGGGTTTACGCGCGGCTGGCCAACCGGCTCGACGAGGACGCGCGCGTTCGCGGCGGGCAGCCGGTGCTCGGGCGTCACATTCACCTGGTGGCGGCCATCCATGGCCAAGTTTGCGGCCAGGTGGAAGGCTGGTTCGAACGCCACGGTGCCGAGGCGCGCACGCCGTACACGTGCGAGGTGCGCTCGCTCATCGTGCACCCCCGGGCGCGGGTGCTCGGTGCGGGGAAGGCGCTGCTGACGAATTTGGCGCGCATGTCCCACGAGCTTGCGCGGGGCGCCCCGTCGGTGTTGGCCGCCGAGGTGCTCGAGCCCAACCCGGCGCACGGCTTTTACGAGCGGCTCGGGTACCGGCCCGTGGCCTGGAGCTCGCGCATGGTCGTCTCGCACGAGCCTCGGGTGCGCGCGGGCGAGTTCGTGGCCCGGCCCGCCGAGCCGCAGGATGCGCTGGCCCTGGCCGTCTTGGAGTCGATGCTGGCCGCCCGAAGGCGCGCCGCCCACGACGAGCGGTTCGACCGGCCACGGGCCATCGATGCCACCTTGGTCGGGGCCATCGCCGCCCACCTCGGGCGCCGGCATCGTGATGCCAGCGAGCCGCACGAACTCGTCACCGTCGATGCGCGCGGCGACGTCCGGGCGGCGGCAAGCCTGGTCATTTCGCCCCTGGATCCGCCATTTGCGCGGACGCGGCGTACCATTCTCGGCCGCTTCGCCATCGACCCGGCGCGCGAACCTCTTCCCGTGCTGGCCCCGCTCATCGCGCTCGCGTGCCGATTTGCGATCGCAGCGGAAGCTCCCACCATGGAGCTGACCGATCTGACCCTTCCGGGCACCCCGCTTTACGACGCCACCCTGAGCCTTGGCGCGCACCCGTGGTCGCGCATCGTCACAAGATTGGCTTGAACCGCGGCATTGTGGAAATCTGTTGCAGAGATGCGTCCCCTTACCCTTCGCTCTTTGGTTGTCCTGGCCTGCCTCGGATTGTCCGCGCCCGCGTTGGCGCAAGCCCAGAAGGAGAAGGTGAGCGCGCAAGCGCAGGGGCCATCGCCTGCGCAGGTGCAAGCTTCCCAGGCCGAGGCGCGCAAGCTGTCCGATGCCTTCGTCAACGTGGCCGAGCGGGTGAGCCCCAGCGTCGTC encodes:
- a CDS encoding GNAT family N-acetyltransferase, with translation MAAVTVRERILVRAPSPGEGIQIAGLWRELWDAHERWGGYPGTRDERVYARLANRLDEDARVRGGQPVLGRHIHLVAAIHGQVCGQVEGWFERHGAEARTPYTCEVRSLIVHPRARVLGAGKALLTNLARMSHELARGAPSVLAAEVLEPNPAHGFYERLGYRPVAWSSRMVVSHEPRVRAGEFVARPAEPQDALALAVLESMLAARRRAAHDERFDRPRAIDATLVGAIAAHLGRRHRDASEPHELVTVDARGDVRAAASLVISPLDPPFARTRRTILGRFAIDPAREPLPVLAPLIALACRFAIAAEAPTMELTDLTLPGTPLYDATLSLGAHPWSRIVTRLA